A stretch of the Parafrankia irregularis genome encodes the following:
- a CDS encoding efflux RND transporter permease subunit, with product MPSSSVPSDRSSRPGGTARFWFGVGRVVGSRTGLVAAVTAIVTVALGLGLTRLEFTTGQENYLNADSQVAKDNVAYQDLFGGQAMITLFTTKPDADLVDLFTAANVKKFRDLSATLEKDPRIESVITPLTALQFTANLVTSSDGQIINSAAGKILLAAQQRDPDPKSQAVRLADSLRTLERANAIPQDQRTFDDPAWVDFLLHDNSGGIRKSLQSFFPTDKNAQMIVRLTGNASIKDEGKGATAVENAMNGLTFDNADVMTTGAAVLLRDINDYLRGGFLTLGGISLLIMAALLLIAFAVRWRLLPLAVVGIGLVWAFGLAGYLDIPLSVVTIAGMPVLLGVGIDFAVQLHSRVQEEAQLDRAREPVAAALGHLMPALALATVAGVVAFLALEFSEVPMIRDFGVLLAIGLPVIVLATVLLSTASLGFRERRSPTAPKDASRGALGHTVVWLGSLPRLAAIPLVVIAAGIFAGGLVVEGDLKVQTDPEKWVNQNSQVVHDIQYLKAQTGSSSELGIFIQSDDIFDDRTVKFVHDLAYQQLDEHPNELLTASSLVTTVSFLMEVPNTTLLAPTGKDIRLAYDVTPEPIRKSTVDIDGKALNLIFRTGPGALEERAVVVNDIRDTVTPPEGIRATPSGLAVVGTGLLENFEKNRVELTYFALIGVFIILLLRHLNIVRAVVSVVPVLIAVGLTAIISRLAGFELSPLTAVGGPLVIALCTEFTTLIVMRHVEERQRGRDPLAATEEAAARTGVAFMVSALAAVIGIVVLAFSSLPLLRDFGLVVALNVGVALLSALIVLPPLLLWADERGWVYRGPQLVPAGTSPAAPVPASAVPNAPAPASAAPASAAPAAVVPSAVVPSAVVPSAVVPSAVVPSAVVPSAAAPADDVAGPSAGPSADASAGGTAEPTAGDTARPTAGDTAES from the coding sequence ATGCCAAGTTCGTCAGTGCCGTCTGACAGGTCTTCCCGACCAGGCGGCACGGCCCGTTTCTGGTTCGGCGTCGGGCGGGTGGTCGGTAGCCGAACCGGCCTGGTCGCAGCCGTCACCGCGATCGTCACGGTGGCACTCGGACTTGGCCTGACCAGGCTGGAGTTCACCACCGGTCAGGAGAACTACCTCAACGCGGACTCGCAGGTCGCGAAGGACAACGTCGCCTACCAGGACCTCTTCGGCGGCCAGGCGATGATCACGCTCTTCACGACGAAGCCCGACGCCGACCTGGTCGATCTCTTCACCGCCGCCAACGTCAAGAAGTTCCGGGATCTGTCGGCCACCCTGGAGAAGGACCCTCGCATCGAGAGCGTGATCACGCCGCTCACGGCGCTCCAGTTCACCGCGAATCTCGTGACGAGCTCGGACGGTCAAATCATCAACAGCGCGGCCGGGAAGATCCTGCTGGCGGCGCAGCAGCGTGATCCCGACCCGAAGTCCCAGGCAGTTCGGCTCGCGGACTCGCTGCGGACGCTGGAGCGGGCGAACGCGATTCCCCAGGATCAGCGCACGTTCGATGATCCGGCGTGGGTTGATTTCTTGCTGCATGACAACTCCGGGGGCATCCGCAAGTCACTGCAGTCGTTCTTCCCGACGGACAAGAACGCGCAGATGATCGTGCGGCTGACCGGAAACGCCTCGATCAAGGACGAGGGCAAGGGCGCCACCGCGGTCGAGAACGCCATGAACGGGCTGACCTTCGACAACGCCGACGTCATGACCACCGGCGCGGCGGTCCTGCTCCGTGACATCAACGACTACCTGCGCGGCGGCTTCCTCACTCTGGGTGGAATTTCGCTGCTCATCATGGCCGCGCTGCTGCTGATCGCGTTCGCCGTCCGCTGGCGGCTGCTGCCCCTGGCGGTCGTGGGCATCGGGCTGGTGTGGGCCTTCGGGCTGGCCGGCTACCTGGACATCCCGCTCTCGGTGGTCACCATCGCCGGCATGCCCGTCCTGCTCGGCGTCGGCATCGACTTCGCCGTGCAGCTACACAGCCGGGTACAGGAGGAAGCGCAGCTCGACCGGGCCCGGGAACCCGTCGCGGCGGCGCTGGGCCACCTCATGCCGGCGCTGGCGCTGGCCACCGTCGCCGGTGTCGTCGCGTTCCTCGCGCTGGAGTTCAGCGAGGTCCCGATGATCCGTGACTTCGGCGTCCTGCTCGCCATCGGACTGCCGGTCATCGTCCTCGCGACCGTGCTGCTCAGCACCGCCTCACTCGGCTTCCGGGAGCGCCGCTCCCCCACCGCGCCGAAGGACGCCTCACGCGGCGCGCTCGGCCACACCGTCGTCTGGCTCGGATCCCTGCCCCGGCTGGCCGCGATCCCGCTCGTCGTCATCGCCGCCGGCATCTTCGCCGGCGGGCTCGTCGTCGAAGGTGACCTCAAGGTCCAGACGGACCCGGAGAAGTGGGTCAACCAGAACTCCCAGGTCGTGCACGACATCCAGTACCTCAAGGCGCAGACCGGTTCCAGCAGCGAGCTGGGCATCTTCATCCAGTCGGACGACATCTTCGACGACAGGACCGTCAAGTTCGTCCACGACCTCGCCTACCAGCAGCTCGACGAGCACCCCAACGAGCTGCTGACGGCTTCGAGCCTGGTGACCACGGTCAGCTTCCTCATGGAGGTGCCGAACACCACCCTGCTCGCGCCGACCGGCAAAGACATCCGGCTGGCGTATGACGTCACACCGGAACCGATCAGGAAGAGCACCGTCGACATCGACGGGAAGGCACTCAACCTGATCTTCCGCACCGGGCCGGGAGCGCTGGAGGAACGCGCCGTCGTCGTGAACGACATCCGGGACACGGTCACTCCCCCGGAGGGAATCCGCGCGACACCATCGGGTCTCGCCGTCGTCGGCACCGGGCTGCTGGAGAACTTCGAGAAGAACCGCGTCGAGCTGACCTACTTCGCGTTGATCGGCGTTTTCATCATCCTGCTGCTGCGCCACCTGAACATCGTCCGCGCGGTGGTGTCGGTGGTTCCCGTGCTGATCGCGGTGGGTCTGACGGCCATCATCTCCCGTCTCGCGGGCTTCGAGCTCAGCCCGCTCACCGCGGTCGGCGGACCACTCGTGATCGCGCTCTGCACCGAGTTCACCACGCTGATCGTCATGCGGCACGTCGAAGAACGACAGCGTGGACGGGACCCGCTGGCAGCCACCGAGGAGGCGGCGGCCCGGACCGGAGTCGCCTTCATGGTCTCGGCGCTCGCCGCCGTGATCGGAATCGTGGTCCTGGCGTTCAGCTCGCTGCCGCTGCTGCGCGACTTCGGCCTCGTGGTGGCCCTCAACGTCGGGGTGGCCCTGCTCTCGGCACTGATCGTGCTGCCGCCGCTGCTGCTGTGGGCGGACGAACGCGGCTGGGTCTACCGCGGCCCGCAGCTGGTGCCCGCGGGCACCAGCCCCGCCGCGCCGGTGCCGGCCTCCGCGGTGCCGAACGCCCCCGCACCGGCCTCCGCGGCACCCGCCTCCGCGGCACCGGCGGCCGTGGTGCCGTCGGCCGTGGTGCCGTCGGCCGTGGTGCCGTCGGCCGTGGTGCCGTCGGCCGTGGTGCCGTCGGCCGTGGTGCCGTCGGCCGCCGCGCCGGCCGACGACGTGGCCGGCCCCAGCGCCGGCCCCAGCGCCGACGCCAGTGCTGGTGGCACGGCCGAGCCCACGGCTGGTGACACAGCCAGGCCCACGGCTGGTGACACGGCCGAGAGCTGA
- a CDS encoding DUF1918 domain-containing protein: MYASVGDRFVVHGRTVGDPERHGVIIEVRGAAGGPPFMVRWDDGHEGLFFPGADSNIELRPAREHVTV, encoded by the coding sequence ATGTACGCATCGGTAGGCGACCGCTTCGTCGTCCACGGCCGGACGGTAGGGGACCCCGAGCGTCACGGCGTGATCATCGAGGTCCGCGGGGCAGCCGGCGGGCCGCCGTTCATGGTCCGCTGGGACGACGGCCACGAGGGCCTTTTCTTCCCTGGCGCCGACTCGAACATCGAACTGCGGCCGGCACGTGAGCATGTGACCGTCTGA
- a CDS encoding phosphatase PAP2 family protein codes for MVSIPIPSRDQARSATGPVAVPPLAVTWRTSWLHATRLGRATSSALFYSGQVLLMAALFMVYRLGRQLAVGREPQALANARDVWSFERLIDLPDESALQRLALHSTELLELANRFYIGVHFPASIAFLLWVMLRHRDAWPRVRMVILASTGAALVIHMLYPLAPPRFLPQVLPHVSLVDTGAVFGPSPYSGGDKVANQYAAMPSLHVGWSIIVAWGTVTILRARARWLMILHPVLTVIVVVITANHYWMDGVIGGGLVAIAVLMTRPEVQTRLRSVSRTAWAGVRSGAQVPVAVQVPVVAQSPAGAQSPAGAAQLQVGAQAGPEGQPDRSAAAVATESPLSVPAARNKPGGTEATSIGLPDQRALVDGSPSADLSGPSLDLVEPPGAEPASGLAG; via the coding sequence ATGGTGAGCATTCCGATTCCTTCGCGTGACCAGGCACGGTCCGCGACCGGGCCGGTGGCGGTGCCGCCGCTGGCGGTGACCTGGCGGACGTCCTGGCTGCACGCCACCCGGCTGGGTCGGGCAACATCCTCGGCGCTGTTCTACAGCGGTCAGGTGCTGCTCATGGCCGCGTTGTTCATGGTCTACCGGCTCGGCCGCCAGCTCGCCGTCGGCCGGGAGCCGCAGGCGCTGGCCAACGCCCGGGACGTCTGGAGCTTTGAGCGGCTCATCGACCTTCCCGACGAATCCGCGCTGCAACGCCTCGCACTGCACTCGACGGAGTTGCTGGAGCTGGCGAACCGTTTCTACATCGGCGTGCACTTCCCGGCCTCCATCGCGTTCCTGCTGTGGGTCATGCTCCGGCATCGGGACGCGTGGCCGCGGGTGCGGATGGTCATCCTCGCCTCGACAGGCGCCGCGCTGGTGATCCACATGCTGTACCCGCTGGCGCCGCCGCGTTTCCTGCCGCAGGTGCTGCCGCACGTGTCGCTCGTCGACACCGGCGCGGTCTTCGGTCCGTCGCCCTACTCGGGCGGCGACAAGGTGGCGAACCAGTACGCCGCGATGCCGAGCCTGCACGTCGGCTGGTCGATCATCGTTGCGTGGGGGACGGTCACCATCCTGCGGGCCCGGGCGCGCTGGTTGATGATCCTGCATCCGGTACTGACCGTCATCGTTGTCGTGATCACGGCGAACCACTACTGGATGGACGGCGTCATCGGTGGTGGCCTGGTCGCGATCGCGGTCCTCATGACCAGGCCGGAAGTGCAGACCCGGCTGCGCTCCGTGTCCCGGACGGCCTGGGCCGGGGTACGGTCCGGCGCTCAGGTCCCGGTGGCGGTTCAGGTGCCGGTCGTGGCTCAGTCGCCGGCAGGGGCTCAGTCGCCGGCAGGGGCAGCACAGCTGCAGGTGGGGGCCCAGGCAGGGCCGGAGGGACAGCCTGACCGGAGTGCTGCGGCGGTGGCGACGGAAAGCCCACTTTCGGTTCCGGCCGCTCGGAACAAGCCTGGCGGAACCGAGGCGACGTCCATCGGCCTGCCCGATCAGCGAGCGCTCGTGGACGGCAGCCCGTCTGCCGACCTGAGCGGCCCGTCCCTCGACCTGGTGGAGCCGCCGGGCGCGGAGCCTGCCAGCGGGCTGGCTGGCTGA